The Paramicrobacterium fandaimingii DNA segment CAGGCGCTTCTTGCCGATCCGAACGCCATGTCGAGCGTCACGCCCGAGACGCTGTGGCGCATCTGCGACGAGCTCACCGAAGCCCACGCCCAGTACCTCCCCGAAGGCCTGCGTCAGCCGGCGTAGCCGACGAGAGTGGGGGCGGATGCTGGTGCGCGCTGCACAAGCATCCGCCCTCTTTTTCTGCCCGACGCCCCGGTAAGCTGTGCCGAGTGCCTGCCTCGAGGCAGGCTCGCAGTAACAACAGGGACAGTGGGGAGAGCTGGTGACCGAGCAGAAGCCCTCCGTATGGACGCTTCCTGGCATGCTGCCCCTTCTCATCACAACGGCCCTGGCGTTCAGCGGGTTCTCGCTGCTGCTGCCAACGGCCCCGCTCTGGGCCACCATCGGCGGCGCAGACAGCTTCGGCAGCGGCCTCGTCAACGGGCTGCTCATGCTGTCAACTGTCGCGACGCAGATGCTCGTCTCCCCCGGCCTGCGCGTGCTCGGGTGGTCCCGGATGCTCGTGATCGGGCTGCTCTGCCTCGGGCTGCCGTCTGCGCTTCACCTCTTCTCTGACCAGCTTCCGCTGATTCTCGGGCTCGCGCTCATTCGCGGCGTCGGCTTCGGCATCATCACCGTGTGCGGGTCGTCTGCCGTTGCCGCCCTCGTCGAGCCGAAGCGGCGCGGCCGGGCAATCGGCGCCTACGGACTCGCCATCGCCGTTCCGCAGTTTGTGCTCGTTCCCGCGGCTCCCTGGCTCGCCGAGCAGGTGAGCCCGGCGCTGGTCTTCGCCCTCGGAACAGCGCCGGCGGTGGCCGTTCCCTTCGCCATCGTGCTCGGGCGCCGTCTCGCCACGGTGCCTCCGCCCCAGACATCGCCGATCGACGTTGCCCCGCAGGGCTCGCGCATCGCCGCCGTGCGCACACGCGCCGTCGTCATGCCGATCGTTGCGCTGCTCACCATCACGTGCACGGGCGGAGCCGTTCTCACGTTTGCGCCGTCGATGCTCGAGAACACCGCGACGGCGGTTGTCGCCCTTCTGGCGCTCACCGGCCTCGGCGCGTTCTCGCGCTGGATCTTCGGCGGCATCGCGGACCGCTACGGGGCCCGCCGATTCATCGCGCCGCTTCTTGTCGTCGCCGCCATCGGGGCAGCGGGGCTCGCCGTCGGAATCGACGGGGGAA contains these protein-coding regions:
- a CDS encoding MFS transporter; this translates as MTEQKPSVWTLPGMLPLLITTALAFSGFSLLLPTAPLWATIGGADSFGSGLVNGLLMLSTVATQMLVSPGLRVLGWSRMLVIGLLCLGLPSALHLFSDQLPLILGLALIRGVGFGIITVCGSSAVAALVEPKRRGRAIGAYGLAIAVPQFVLVPAAPWLAEQVSPALVFALGTAPAVAVPFAIVLGRRLATVPPPQTSPIDVAPQGSRIAAVRTRAVVMPIVALLTITCTGGAVLTFAPSMLENTATAVVALLALTGLGAFSRWIFGGIADRYGARRFIAPLLVVAAIGAAGLAVGIDGGTDAVATTLLLVGAALIGTAYGGLQNVTLVEAFAAAGDRSRNVVSVVWNAGFDVGTGLGSVVVGTIATASSFPTSFVVLAIASVIVAVLVSLLRPRAVPQ